One Papio anubis isolate 15944 chromosome 9, Panubis1.0, whole genome shotgun sequence genomic window carries:
- the PMCH gene encoding pro-MCH, translating into MAKMNLSSYILILTFSLFSQGILLSASKSIRNLDDDMVFNTFRLGKAFQKEDTAEESVIAPSLEQYKNDESSFMNEEENKISKNTGSKHNFLNHGLPLNLAIKPYLALKGSVAFPAENGVQNTESTQEKREIGDEENSAKFPIGRRDFDSE; encoded by the exons ATGGCAAAAATGAATCTCTCTTCCTACATATTAATActaactttttctttgttttctcaagGTATTTTACTTTCAGCATCCAAGTCCATAAGAAATTTAGACGATGACATGGTATTTAATACATTCAGGTTGGGGAAAGCCTTTCAGAAGGAAGACACTGCAGAAGAATCAGTTATTGCTCCTTCCCtggaacaatataaaaatgatgaGAGCAGTTTCATGAacgaagaggaaaacaaaatttcaaag AACACAGGCTCCAAACATAATTTCTTAAATCATGGTCTGCCATTGAATCTGGCTATAAAACCTTATCTTGCACTAAAAGGATCTGTAGCTTTTCCAGCTGAAAATGGAGTTCAGAATACTGAATCaacacaagaaaagagagaaattgggGATGAAGAAAACTCAGCTAAATTTCCTATAGGAAGGAGAGATTTTGACAGTGAGTAG